The following coding sequences lie in one Labrus bergylta chromosome 5, fLabBer1.1, whole genome shotgun sequence genomic window:
- the abraa gene encoding actin-binding Rho-activating protein, whose product MSSGGTSTVPPPEPQAFKRAVRKIKCAAMVANLAKSWQGWATDHSEKQDAIPSGWMPTSVEEEDEKQQNHVVKLTVTPRVVVADRSDAGGSKIRACTVTKSIQPKRSECSSSDLISAIKGKMESGPEQNKPFLGNESPTRRRQMRALQNAGGGGGVIQDRRLMLQEKKLGSRSSSVDTEDSGIGEEAGLSDNEPKSEQNDILPKKHTTRPKVKIVTTNDIKSRWQQWSQQHIEGQKLNPFSEEFDHEYAMAQRVRKGESGYGRPKDGSKTAERGDRAQKHIHREMEEMVWIIRDMNYKDKEGRTVISFGRLFDRYVKISDKVVGILLRCRKHKMVDFEGEMLWKGQDDDVIITLRD is encoded by the exons ATGAGCAGCGGAGGAACCTCCACTGTTCCCCCTCCGGAGCCTCAGGCTTTCAAACGCGCCGTTCGGAAGATAAAATGCGCCGCCATGGTGGCTAACTTGGCTAAGAGCTGGCAGGGCTGGGCCACCGACCACTCGGAGAAGCAGGACGCCATCCCGAGCGGCTGGATGCCGACGTCCGTTGAAGAGGAGGAcgaaaaacaacaaaaccacGTGGTCAAACTCACGGTGACGCCGCGAGTCGTCGTAGCCGATCGCAGCGACGCCGGAGGGAGTAAAATCAGAGCGTGCACGGTGACAAAGTCCATCCAGCCTAAACGCAGcgagtgcagcagcagcgatTTGATCAGCGCAATCAAAGGGAAAATGGAATCCGGTCCGGAGCAGAACAAGCCGTTCCTGGGCAACGAGTCACCGACACGGCGGCGCCAAATGAGAGCGCTGCAGaacgcaggaggaggaggtggagtcATCCAGGACCGGAGGCTGATGTTGCAGGAGAAGAAGCTCGGCTCGAGGAGCAGCAGCGTCGACACGGAGGACAGCGGGATCGgagaggaggcggggcttagcGACAACGAGCCGAAGAGCGAGCAGAATGACATCCTTCCAAAGAAACACACGACTCGGCCGAAG GTCAAGATCGTCACCACCAATGACATCAAGAGCCGCTGGCAGCAGTGGTCGCAGCAGCACATCGAGGGCCAGAAGCTGAACCCGTTCAGCGAGGAATTCGACCATGAATACGCCATGGCTCAGCGCGTACGCAAAGGCGAGTCGGGCTACGGCCGACCCAAAGACGGCTCCAAGACGGCGGAGAGGGGCGACCGGGCCCAGAAGCACATccacagagagatggaggagatggTGTGGATCATCAGAGACATGAACTACAAGGACAAAGAGGGCAGGACCGTCATCAGCTTCGGGCGCCTCTTTGACCGATACGTGAAGATCTCAGATAAGGTGGTGGGCATCCTGCTGCGCTGCCGCAAACACAAGATGGTGGACTTTGAGGGCGAGATGCTGTGGAAGGGACAGGacgatgatgtcatcatcacgCTGAGGGACTGA